The following coding sequences lie in one Lepidochelys kempii isolate rLepKem1 chromosome 18, rLepKem1.hap2, whole genome shotgun sequence genomic window:
- the UBE2J2 gene encoding ubiquitin-conjugating enzyme E2 J2 isoform X1, with protein sequence MSNNSNKRAPTTATQRLKQDYLRIKKDPVPYICAEPLPSNILEWHYVVRGPEMTPYEGGYYHGKLIFPREFPFKPPSIYMITPNGRFKCNTRLCLSITDFHPDTWNPAWSVSTILTGLLSFMVEKGPTLGSIETSEFTKRQLAAQSLAFNLKDKVFCELFPEVVEEIKQKQKAQEELNNRPPPLPLPDVVPDGEGHHGQNGIPLLNGHVPLAAANHPGLQQANRNHGLLGGALANLFVIVGFAAFAYTVKYVLRSIAQE encoded by the exons atgAGCAACAACAGTAATAAGAGAGCACCAACAACAGCAACGCAGAGACTTAAGCAGGACTACCTTCGAATTAAAAAAGATCCAGTGCCTTATATCTGTGCTGAACCCCTCCCATCCAATATCCTTGAATG GCACTATGTTGTACGAGGACCTGAAATGACTCCATATGAAG GTGGCTATTATCATGGGAAACTAATTTTCCCCAGAGAATTTCCTTTTAAACCTCCTAGTATTTATATGATAACGCCTAATGGAAGATTTAAATGCAATACAAG gttGTGTCTTTCAATCACTGATTTCCACCCTGATACATGGAATCCAGCTTGGTCAGTCTCAACAATCTTGACAGGCCTCCTTAGTTTTATGGTGGAAAAGGGCCCCACACTGGGCAGTATAGAAACCTCAGAATTCACA AAAAGACAGCTTGCTGCACAAAGCTtagcatttaatttaaaagataAAGTCTTCTGTGAGCTGTTCCCTGAAGTGGTGGAG GAGatcaaacaaaaacagaaagcaCAAGAAGAGCTCAATAACAGACCTCCACCCCTCCCGTTACCGGATGTTGTCCCAGATGGGGAAGGACACCATGGTCAAAATGGAATACCGCTTCTTAATGGGCATGTACCACTGGCAGCTGCCAATCACCCAGGTCTTCAGCAGGCCAATCGTAACCATGGACTCTTAGGAGGAGCTTTGGCGAACTTGTTTGTTATAGTTGGTTTTGCAGCCTTTGCCTACACAGTCAAGTATGTACTGAGAAGCATAGCGCAAGAATGA
- the UBE2J2 gene encoding ubiquitin-conjugating enzyme E2 J2 isoform X2 yields the protein MTPYEGGYYHGKLIFPREFPFKPPSIYMITPNGRFKCNTRLCLSITDFHPDTWNPAWSVSTILTGLLSFMVEKGPTLGSIETSEFTKRQLAAQSLAFNLKDKVFCELFPEVVEEIKQKQKAQEELNNRPPPLPLPDVVPDGEGHHGQNGIPLLNGHVPLAAANHPGLQQANRNHGLLGGALANLFVIVGFAAFAYTVKYVLRSIAQE from the exons ATGACTCCATATGAAG GTGGCTATTATCATGGGAAACTAATTTTCCCCAGAGAATTTCCTTTTAAACCTCCTAGTATTTATATGATAACGCCTAATGGAAGATTTAAATGCAATACAAG gttGTGTCTTTCAATCACTGATTTCCACCCTGATACATGGAATCCAGCTTGGTCAGTCTCAACAATCTTGACAGGCCTCCTTAGTTTTATGGTGGAAAAGGGCCCCACACTGGGCAGTATAGAAACCTCAGAATTCACA AAAAGACAGCTTGCTGCACAAAGCTtagcatttaatttaaaagataAAGTCTTCTGTGAGCTGTTCCCTGAAGTGGTGGAG GAGatcaaacaaaaacagaaagcaCAAGAAGAGCTCAATAACAGACCTCCACCCCTCCCGTTACCGGATGTTGTCCCAGATGGGGAAGGACACCATGGTCAAAATGGAATACCGCTTCTTAATGGGCATGTACCACTGGCAGCTGCCAATCACCCAGGTCTTCAGCAGGCCAATCGTAACCATGGACTCTTAGGAGGAGCTTTGGCGAACTTGTTTGTTATAGTTGGTTTTGCAGCCTTTGCCTACACAGTCAAGTATGTACTGAGAAGCATAGCGCAAGAATGA